The proteins below are encoded in one region of Chelmon rostratus isolate fCheRos1 chromosome 21, fCheRos1.pri, whole genome shotgun sequence:
- the stx4 gene encoding syntaxin-4, with protein sequence MRDRTKELGNNAEASDDDEEGKALMIKPGTSSAKEEKENEAFFKKVQEIHEGLHNLRRMVSELENKQKTVLGVALPEESMKKELQTLREEIKTLAGQIQRKLKSIESKKGEEDGKYIPVNVRMQRTQHGVLSKEFVELMGHCNTIQAQYRDRNVERIQRQLKITGTNVTDEELDTMLESGQTDVFTQNILIDAKATKQALNEIESRHDEILKLERSIRDLHDMFQYLAMEVEAQGEMVNRIENNIKQSSDYVERAKENTEKAVTYQQKARKKKIWIAVCLAILILILVISLVTTFGT encoded by the exons ATGCGAGACCGAACCAAGGAACTGGGAAAT aatGCCGAAGCTTCAGATGACGATGAGGAGGGCAAAGCTCTGATGATCAAACCTGGAACCTCTTCAgccaaagaggagaaggagaatgAAGCCTTCTTTAAAAAG GTGCAAGAAATTCACGAGGGGCTCCACAACCTCAGACGGATGGTGTCTGAACTGGAGAACAAGCAGAAGACGGTGCTGGGTGTGGCGCTGCCAGAGGAGA GTATGAAGAAAGAGCTGCAGACTCTTCGAGAGGAGATCAAAACACTGGCCGGTCAGATCCAGAGGAAACTGAAGA GTATCGAATCaaagaagggagaggaggacggAAAATATATACCGGTTAACGTTCGAATGCAGCGGACCCAG CACGGCGTCTTGTCCAAGGAGTTTGTGGAGCTGATGGGTCACTGCAACACCATCCAGGCCCAGTACAGAGACCGCAATGTGGAGCGGATCCAGAGGCAGCTCAAAATCA CCGGGACCAATGTGACGGACGAAGAGCTGGACACAATGCTGGAGAGCGGGCAGACGGATGTTTTCACCCAAAAT ATCCTGATCGATGCTAAAGCTACAAAGCAGGCCCTGAATGAGATCGAGTCCCGGCACGATGAGATCCTGAAGCTGGAGAGGAGCATCAGAGACCTGCACGACATGTTCCAGTACCTCGCCATGGAGGTGGAGGCTCAG GGGGAGATGGTCAACCGCATTGAGAACAACATCAAACAGTCTTCTGACTACGTGGAGAGAGCGAAGGAAAACACGGAGAAAGCTGTAACGTATCAGCAGAAAGCACGCAAG AAAAAGATTTGGATCGCCGTGTGTTTGgccatcctcatcctcatcctaGTCATCTCGCTGGTCACCACCTTCGGCACCTAA